One genomic segment of Thermodesulfobacterium sp. TA1 includes these proteins:
- a CDS encoding alpha-hydroxy-acid oxidizing protein, whose amino-acid sequence MTWEEVRKNAREKLKGFCKVCPVCNGVACAGEVPGMGGLGTGSAFRANLEALNRYKFNLTAIHEVKSPLTEIELFGQTLSLPVMAAPITGTTYNMGGAITEDVYTEEVIAGSLMAGTIGWTGDGADPLMYSSGINAIKKFEGKGIPIIKPRAQEEIIKRIRMAEEAGALAVGVDIDGAGLITMALKGQPVSPKTPKEIEELVKATKLPFILKGIMTVKDAEIAYDCGVSCIVVSNHGGRVLDHTPGVADVLPEITAKFKGKMTIIADGGVRSGADVLKLLALGADAVLIGRPVVIAVFGGMREGLKLYFDKIKNELIQTMLLTGVASVKDVPASILVKM is encoded by the coding sequence ATGACCTGGGAAGAGGTAAGAAAAAACGCCAGGGAAAAACTAAAGGGCTTTTGCAAGGTTTGTCCAGTATGCAATGGAGTTGCCTGTGCTGGAGAAGTGCCTGGAATGGGAGGATTAGGAACAGGTTCTGCCTTCAGGGCAAATTTAGAGGCTTTAAACAGATACAAGTTTAACCTCACGGCAATTCACGAAGTTAAATCCCCTCTTACTGAGATAGAACTTTTTGGTCAAACCTTATCTCTACCGGTTATGGCTGCCCCTATCACTGGAACTACTTATAACATGGGCGGAGCAATAACAGAAGACGTCTATACCGAAGAAGTAATAGCCGGGTCTCTCATGGCTGGAACCATCGGCTGGACAGGAGACGGAGCAGACCCTTTAATGTATTCAAGCGGTATTAATGCTATTAAAAAGTTTGAAGGAAAGGGTATCCCTATCATTAAGCCCAGGGCACAGGAAGAAATCATTAAAAGGATCAGGATGGCAGAAGAGGCTGGGGCCTTGGCTGTAGGGGTTGACATAGACGGTGCAGGGCTTATCACCATGGCTTTAAAAGGACAACCTGTAAGTCCTAAAACCCCTAAGGAAATAGAAGAATTGGTAAAAGCAACCAAACTTCCTTTTATCCTTAAGGGTATTATGACGGTAAAGGATGCTGAAATTGCCTATGATTGCGGGGTTTCCTGTATCGTGGTTTCTAACCACGGAGGTAGAGTTTTGGATCATACCCCAGGGGTAGCAGATGTTTTACCAGAAATTACCGCAAAGTTTAAAGGAAAAATGACCATAATAGCAGACGGAGGGGTCAGAAGCGGAGCAGATGTCCTTAAACTACTTGCCCTTGGTGCTGATGCCGTGCTTATTGGAAGACCGGTAGTAATTGCAGTGTTTGGTGGAATGAGAGAAGGGCTTAAGTTGTATTTTGATAAAATAAAAAACGAACTTATTCAAACGATGTTATTAACCGGGGTTGCTTCGGTTAAAGACGTGCCAGCAAGTATTTTGGTTAAGATGTAA
- a CDS encoding PPC domain-containing DNA-binding protein, producing MDVIREYKVKRIIQGRIPKGEDLFKWLTEKAKELNIKAGMVSGIGAVTKATIGYYDQIKREYIIKNFNQPMEILSLKGNISVKDGVSFAHLHVVLGKEDFTAIGGHLFEGSEVFAFEFEIVEFEGEAFTRGFDDQTGLYLWQKT from the coding sequence ATGGATGTTATAAGAGAGTATAAAGTAAAAAGAATTATTCAGGGTAGGATTCCTAAGGGAGAGGACCTATTCAAATGGTTGACAGAGAAGGCTAAGGAGCTCAACATCAAGGCTGGTATGGTTTCAGGTATCGGAGCTGTAACCAAGGCTACCATAGGGTATTATGATCAAATCAAGAGAGAGTATATAATCAAAAATTTTAACCAACCTATGGAAATTTTAAGTTTAAAGGGAAACATTTCGGTTAAAGATGGGGTCTCTTTTGCTCATCTTCATGTGGTGTTAGGTAAAGAAGATTTTACCGCAATAGGGGGTCATCTTTTTGAAGGGTCTGAGGTTTTTGCCTTTGAGTTTGAGATAGTAGAGTTTGAAGGCGAGGCCTTTACAAGGGGTTTTGACGATCAGACGGGTTTATATCTTTGGCAAAAAACCTAA
- a CDS encoding universal stress protein, with protein sequence MKPYQKPLIALDTSEQSWHVFLEALKLLQTSSTKAAIVTVAPLYTDDLLITTVEDLPGKTLPGFEEIFTDLPIKIIQPYQELIKKVENVLSEKRIEAQCFLEKGEAYQKIVDLAYNTGADLIIMGRSSSKLKTFFLGSTAARVIGYSPVDVLIIPYPRTINLEKILVAVDGSSFAEKAFAKAITLAKAHQSKLSVVSVIDLPVETYGVAPDVLDKLSEERRKYLENLVDKANKEGVKIDWFLKLGAVEDKILEVAQETGSGLLVMGTYGKTGLKRLLMGSVTERVLSAGALPVLVVK encoded by the coding sequence ATGAAGCCCTATCAGAAACCCTTGATAGCTTTAGATACATCAGAACAGTCCTGGCATGTTTTTCTCGAGGCACTTAAACTTCTTCAGACAAGTTCTACTAAGGCTGCTATAGTGACGGTAGCTCCTCTTTATACGGATGATTTGCTCATAACCACCGTAGAAGACCTTCCAGGAAAAACCCTTCCAGGATTTGAAGAAATCTTTACTGACTTACCCATTAAGATAATTCAACCCTATCAAGAACTCATCAAAAAGGTAGAAAATGTCTTATCAGAAAAAAGAATCGAAGCTCAGTGTTTTTTAGAAAAAGGAGAGGCCTATCAGAAGATTGTAGACTTAGCCTATAACACTGGAGCTGATTTAATCATCATGGGACGGAGTAGTAGTAAACTTAAAACCTTTTTCTTAGGAAGCACGGCAGCCAGGGTGATAGGTTATAGTCCTGTAGATGTCCTCATTATTCCTTATCCTCGAACCATAAACTTAGAAAAAATACTGGTAGCAGTAGACGGGTCTTCTTTTGCTGAAAAGGCCTTTGCTAAAGCCATAACCTTGGCTAAAGCCCATCAGAGCAAACTGTCAGTGGTATCGGTGATAGACCTCCCTGTAGAAACCTATGGAGTTGCCCCGGATGTGTTGGACAAACTTTCTGAAGAAAGAAGAAAATATCTGGAAAATCTGGTGGATAAAGCCAACAAAGAAGGTGTAAAAATAGACTGGTTCTTAAAGCTGGGGGCGGTAGAAGATAAAATCCTTGAGGTAGCCCAAGAAACAGGCTCTGGACTCCTGGTAATGGGTACTTATGGAAAAACCGGGCTTAAAAGATTGTTGATGGGAAGCGTAACAGAGAGGGTTCTTTCAGCCGGTGCCTTGCCGGTTTTGGTCGTAAAATAA
- a CDS encoding lactate utilization protein — protein MFELFKEKASALMAEVHAFKNRKDALEFVKNFIRENTMPEDQKAVVWYDTWFLDGVKKEDLLAEIPQISFEITPEIASKAKIGINEVDGAIAESGSLIEVSNRIQKRLVSALPEIHIAILPKSKILPDLKTALRSFHLHTHPHITLISGPSRTADIERVLTIGVHGPERVIIVCIENL, from the coding sequence ATGTTTGAATTATTTAAAGAAAAAGCCTCTGCTTTGATGGCAGAGGTGCATGCCTTTAAAAACCGAAAGGACGCTTTAGAGTTTGTTAAAAATTTTATTAGAGAAAACACCATGCCTGAAGACCAAAAGGCTGTGGTTTGGTATGACACCTGGTTTCTTGATGGAGTAAAAAAGGAAGACCTTTTAGCAGAAATCCCTCAGATTTCCTTTGAGATTACCCCAGAAATAGCTAGCAAGGCCAAAATCGGAATAAACGAAGTAGACGGAGCGATAGCTGAATCTGGGTCTTTGATAGAGGTTTCTAACCGTATACAAAAAAGGTTGGTCTCAGCTTTACCAGAGATACATATAGCTATTTTGCCTAAGAGTAAGATTTTACCAGACCTAAAAACCGCCCTTCGGTCTTTCCATCTTCATACCCATCCTCATATCACCCTTATCAGCGGTCCCAGTAGAACGGCAGACATAGAGAGGGTTTTAACCATAGGAGTTCACGGACCAGAAAGGGTTATTATAGTTTGTATAGAAAATTTATAA
- the ldhH gene encoding L-lactate dehydrogenase (quinone) large subunit LdhH, translating into MLKEEIKKALENPVITKALTNFYEAYVVAREKAYTGLDFEKIRNEIVRVKSYAAENFDKLIKKFTEQATKRGAKVFYTKDPKEVINYILEVAKAHNVKTIVKSKSMATEEIHLNKHLQEAGIEVFETDLGEWIIQLAGQRPSHMVLPAIHLTRYEVSDIFTKKVDAVEPDIKKMVKFARKNLREKFLKADLGITGANIAVAETGSIVIFTNEGNARLVLTLPKVHIAVVGIEKLVDKLEDIDPIVKALPRNATAQPITTYVSFITGEREHWDGTKKEVHIILFDNGRSEMAKDPVFKEALQCIRCASCLNVCPVFRLISGLVFGRVYTGGIGTILTAWTEGLKATKDIQNLCIQCGNCVKICPGKINIPDLILEIRRRLAEEEGLPLKIRAIYSVVNNRRLFHTALRMASKLQAPFKQGAFIRHLPLAFSELTQERSLPAIAETPFRDRIKKIKQPEAKQKVAFFAGCLIDFAYPEIGEALVKLLNKAGIQVVFPQDQTCCGAPALYNGVMDVAANNMLQNLKALEQENPDFILSACPTCTLVLKKKGLLALRNQKVSSEVLAKAEKMAEKVVDTSYFINKLIKEGKLTFSKPLEEDFTYHDPCHLKRSLNIWQEPRESLQKAGLKLKEMFESDVCCGMGGSYSLKFPEISVKILERKLKNIQDTGVKLVCTDCPGCIMQIRGGADKKGLDFKVRHSLEILAERL; encoded by the coding sequence ATGCTTAAAGAGGAAATTAAAAAGGCTTTAGAAAATCCTGTTATCACTAAAGCGCTAACCAATTTTTATGAAGCCTATGTGGTAGCTCGGGAAAAGGCTTATACAGGGCTTGATTTTGAAAAGATAAGAAACGAAATCGTAAGGGTAAAAAGTTATGCTGCTGAGAATTTTGATAAACTGATTAAAAAATTTACAGAACAAGCCACCAAAAGAGGGGCTAAAGTTTTTTACACCAAGGACCCCAAAGAGGTTATTAACTATATTTTAGAGGTAGCCAAGGCACATAATGTAAAGACTATCGTTAAATCAAAGTCCATGGCAACAGAAGAGATTCACCTTAACAAACATCTGCAAGAAGCAGGAATAGAGGTGTTTGAGACAGATTTAGGAGAGTGGATTATCCAACTTGCAGGTCAGAGACCATCTCACATGGTTTTGCCTGCTATACATCTTACTCGATATGAAGTTTCAGACATCTTTACCAAAAAAGTAGATGCCGTTGAGCCTGACATCAAGAAGATGGTAAAGTTTGCCAGAAAAAATTTAAGAGAGAAGTTTCTTAAAGCAGACTTAGGTATAACCGGAGCCAACATAGCGGTAGCCGAGACAGGAAGCATAGTAATTTTTACCAACGAAGGGAATGCAAGATTGGTTTTAACCTTACCTAAGGTTCATATAGCGGTTGTAGGGATAGAAAAATTGGTAGACAAGCTGGAAGACATAGACCCTATCGTAAAAGCTTTACCGAGAAACGCCACCGCCCAACCTATTACCACTTATGTATCTTTTATTACCGGAGAAAGAGAACACTGGGACGGAACTAAAAAAGAAGTCCATATCATCCTTTTTGATAACGGTCGTTCTGAGATGGCTAAAGACCCAGTTTTTAAAGAGGCTTTACAGTGTATAAGATGTGCCTCTTGCTTAAACGTATGCCCTGTTTTTAGGTTAATAAGCGGTCTTGTATTTGGAAGGGTTTACACCGGAGGAATAGGAACCATCCTTACTGCCTGGACTGAGGGCCTTAAGGCCACCAAAGACATCCAAAACCTCTGTATCCAGTGCGGTAACTGTGTGAAGATATGTCCAGGAAAAATAAACATTCCAGACCTAATCTTAGAGATAAGAAGAAGACTTGCAGAAGAAGAAGGTTTACCTTTAAAGATAAGGGCGATTTATTCTGTTGTTAATAATCGTAGGCTTTTCCACACCGCTTTAAGAATGGCTTCAAAACTACAAGCACCTTTTAAACAGGGTGCTTTTATCAGACATCTACCTTTAGCTTTTTCCGAACTTACTCAAGAAAGAAGCCTTCCTGCTATAGCAGAAACACCTTTTAGAGACCGTATTAAAAAAATTAAACAGCCAGAGGCTAAACAAAAGGTTGCCTTTTTTGCCGGTTGCCTTATAGACTTTGCCTATCCAGAGATAGGAGAGGCTTTGGTTAAGCTTCTTAACAAGGCAGGAATTCAGGTGGTCTTTCCTCAAGACCAGACTTGTTGTGGAGCCCCTGCACTTTATAACGGTGTTATGGATGTTGCCGCAAACAATATGTTGCAAAATCTAAAGGCCTTGGAACAAGAAAATCCAGATTTTATTCTTTCAGCCTGTCCTACCTGTACTTTAGTTTTAAAGAAAAAAGGCTTGTTGGCTTTAAGAAACCAAAAAGTTTCTTCAGAGGTTTTAGCGAAAGCAGAAAAGATGGCTGAAAAGGTGGTAGATACCTCTTATTTTATTAATAAGCTTATTAAAGAAGGAAAGCTCACCTTTAGCAAACCGTTAGAAGAAGACTTTACTTATCATGACCCATGCCATCTTAAGCGTTCTTTAAACATCTGGCAAGAACCGAGAGAGTCTTTGCAAAAAGCAGGGCTAAAGCTAAAAGAGATGTTTGAGTCTGATGTATGCTGTGGTATGGGTGGTTCTTACTCCCTTAAATTTCCAGAAATTTCTGTTAAAATTCTTGAAAGAAAATTGAAAAACATACAAGATACAGGGGTTAAATTAGTATGCACCGATTGTCCTGGATGTATAATGCAGATAAGAGGAGGAGCTGATAAGAAAGGTTTAGACTTTAAAGTAAGGCACTCCTTAGAAATTTTGGCTGAAAGGTTATAA